A region from the Candidatus Electrothrix scaldis genome encodes:
- a CDS encoding ISKra4 family transposase: MYSPCHLTESNIEHYLRSFEALDKLASHISGIEFSTSSFGDVEAVIQQKGQEIIRQLAQGYLSQRSAEEEKKEFVLGEDGIRRNRRRTDCTRKIESRFGEVELSRIGYYGQFVGSVFPLDAELNLPPDKYSHGLRSEIAHLTAVASFDETLEFLERQGGGILPKRQLQEVSADIVRDFKEFYEQPLDLSSVKGSILVITADGKGVSMHNQDLRPAAKKQAEKDQDKKKARLQPGEKKGRKRMATVVSVYDTSPYQRTPEQLLNIDGEVAPERPEIKNKRVWAEITEDMGNALDQGFREALRRDPEQEMEWVVLIDGQTDLVRQVEVQAEKHDVKVTVIQDFIHVVEYLWKAVHALYPEKENAEKREKWVQGRTLEILKGNAQSVASGLRRAATRRGLDENKRIPADTAANYIKKNQKRLRYEEALLKGLPIATGVIEGACRHLVKDRMDLTGARWRLKSADAVLKLRALKTSGDLKKYLNFHFWKERCRNYIWMPNGDAVPAMI; this comes from the coding sequence ATGTACAGCCCCTGTCACCTTACGGAAAGCAATATTGAGCATTATCTTCGGTCTTTTGAAGCACTTGATAAACTGGCGTCCCATATATCCGGTATAGAATTCTCCACATCCTCTTTCGGAGACGTGGAAGCAGTTATTCAACAGAAAGGACAGGAAATTATACGGCAGCTGGCGCAGGGATATCTGTCTCAGCGTTCCGCAGAAGAAGAGAAAAAAGAATTTGTTCTCGGAGAAGACGGTATTCGTCGCAATCGTCGCAGAACAGATTGTACTCGAAAAATTGAATCACGTTTCGGAGAGGTCGAGCTGTCACGAATCGGTTATTACGGGCAGTTTGTCGGCAGCGTTTTTCCTCTGGATGCCGAGTTGAATTTGCCGCCCGACAAGTATTCACACGGCCTACGAAGTGAAATAGCGCATTTGACGGCAGTCGCTTCTTTTGACGAAACATTGGAGTTTCTGGAACGTCAGGGAGGCGGAATACTGCCTAAACGTCAACTTCAGGAAGTATCCGCAGATATTGTTCGTGATTTCAAGGAATTTTACGAGCAACCCCTTGACTTGTCGTCCGTAAAGGGCAGTATTTTAGTCATTACGGCGGACGGTAAGGGCGTATCAATGCATAATCAGGATCTGCGTCCCGCCGCCAAAAAACAAGCGGAAAAGGATCAGGATAAGAAAAAAGCCCGACTTCAGCCCGGAGAGAAAAAGGGGCGTAAGCGGATGGCGACCGTTGTCTCAGTGTATGACACATCCCCTTATCAGCGCACTCCTGAACAGCTTCTCAATATTGACGGGGAAGTCGCACCGGAGCGTCCAGAAATTAAAAACAAGCGGGTCTGGGCGGAGATTACGGAAGATATGGGAAACGCCCTTGACCAGGGATTCCGGGAGGCGCTTCGACGAGACCCTGAACAAGAAATGGAATGGGTTGTTCTTATCGACGGGCAGACCGATCTGGTCAGGCAGGTCGAGGTACAGGCGGAGAAGCATGATGTAAAAGTAACCGTTATTCAGGATTTTATTCATGTTGTCGAGTACCTGTGGAAGGCGGTTCATGCTCTTTATCCAGAGAAAGAGAACGCTGAAAAACGAGAAAAGTGGGTTCAGGGCCGTACGCTTGAGATTTTGAAAGGAAACGCGCAAAGCGTGGCGAGCGGATTGCGTCGTGCGGCTACACGTAGAGGATTAGATGAAAATAAACGTATCCCTGCGGATACTGCTGCGAATTATATCAAGAAAAATCAGAAACGACTGAGATATGAAGAAGCTCTTTTGAAAGGACTGCCTATCGCCACCGGTGTAATAGAGGGAGCTTGTCGTCACTTGGTCAAGGATCGTATGGATCTCACCGGTGCTCGTTGGCGACTGAAATCAGCGGATGCTGTGCTGAAGCTAAGGGCGCTGAAAACCAGCGGAGATCTGAAAAAATACCTGAACTTTCATTTTTGGAAGGAGCGGTGCAGGAACTATATCTGGATGCCGAACGGTGATGCAGTTCCGGCAATGATATAA
- a CDS encoding transposase, which yields MKKEPVKRYSQALKQQVVREYEEGVSIYSLRQKYGIGAHGTVERWIKKFGRSGYRAEVVHIQTVEDQLEFKAMKSRIKELESALAQSVLENRMLETTIEVADQSLGTDIKKNFGRKL from the coding sequence ATGAAAAAAGAACCTGTCAAACGTTACAGCCAGGCACTTAAACAACAGGTTGTCAGAGAGTACGAAGAGGGCGTCAGCATCTACAGCTTGCGTCAGAAATATGGCATTGGCGCTCACGGCACCGTAGAGCGATGGATTAAGAAGTTTGGCCGTTCCGGTTACCGCGCCGAGGTTGTGCATATCCAAACGGTTGAAGATCAGCTTGAATTTAAAGCAATGAAAAGCCGGATCAAGGAGCTGGAATCGGCATTGGCACAAAGCGTCCTTGAAAACCGGATGCTGGAAACCACGATAGAAGTAGCCGATCAATCATTGGGCACTGATATTAAAAAAAATTTCGGGAGGAAATTATAA
- a CDS encoding IS3 family transposase has product MTRAAAVRQISRQAACNWYGISRQAYYQALQRQMLQAAENQLIVELVRAIRQRHPRMGGRKLHYELQDSMAALGIFRGRDAFFKLLSAHNLLVPTRLSRRRTTHAGLWRCPNLLIDLTITHVHQAWVGDITYITTEAGFVYLALLTDVFSRFIVGFDLSSSLAVEGCDRALKQAIAQADGADLRGLIHHSDHGVQYTAWLYRERLQKMEIRSSMGEVGNCYENALAERVNGILKGEYGLDDLFIDKEHAQKAVREAVWLYNYERPHLALNYGKPAEIYFEKIDVK; this is encoded by the coding sequence ATAACCAGGGCAGCAGCTGTAAGGCAGATCAGCAGGCAGGCGGCCTGTAACTGGTACGGTATCAGTCGGCAGGCATATTACCAGGCATTGCAGCGACAGATGCTCCAGGCAGCCGAAAACCAACTCATCGTGGAACTGGTCAGGGCCATCCGCCAGCGTCACCCACGTATGGGCGGACGAAAACTGCATTACGAACTACAGGATTCGATGGCCGCCTTGGGAATTTTCAGGGGCAGAGACGCATTTTTCAAGCTGTTGTCAGCACATAACCTGCTGGTTCCAACCAGACTCAGCCGTCGCAGAACCACACATGCAGGCCTGTGGCGATGTCCCAACCTGTTGATTGATTTAACCATTACCCACGTCCATCAGGCCTGGGTTGGTGACATCACCTATATCACGACCGAGGCAGGATTTGTTTATCTGGCTTTACTGACCGATGTTTTTTCTCGCTTTATTGTCGGCTTCGATCTCTCGTCGTCGCTTGCGGTCGAAGGGTGTGACCGGGCGCTGAAACAGGCGATAGCACAGGCTGACGGTGCTGATTTGCGTGGCCTGATCCATCATTCGGATCATGGGGTGCAATACACCGCCTGGTTGTACCGGGAGCGATTGCAAAAGATGGAGATACGTTCCAGCATGGGAGAAGTGGGCAACTGTTACGAAAACGCCTTAGCTGAACGAGTGAATGGAATCTTAAAAGGCGAATATGGCCTTGACGACCTTTTCATTGATAAGGAACATGCTCAGAAAGCTGTCCGGGAAGCTGTATGGCTATACAATTATGAACGGCCTCATCTGGCACTCAACTATGGCAAGCCTGCAGAGATTTATTTTGAGAAAATTGATGTGAAGTAG
- a CDS encoding serine protease, which yields MKKILYIEPRNGPDLAFIQFKDNDSFPEKINLASTVPTTEQDVCTIGYPAKDEKYRDQTFMDELFDGGIYGVKRVAPGKIIFIPDEKELHHDCCTLGGNSGSAVFDYLNAEAVGLHYDGKHDVANYAISAAIIADRLTRQGLA from the coding sequence ATGAAAAAGATTCTCTATATTGAACCTCGTAATGGTCCTGATTTGGCGTTTATTCAGTTTAAGGATAACGACAGTTTCCCCGAAAAAATTAATCTTGCTTCCACAGTTCCAACTACAGAACAAGATGTATGTACTATAGGATACCCTGCGAAAGATGAGAAGTATAGAGATCAAACATTCATGGATGAATTATTCGACGGGGGGATATACGGAGTTAAGAGAGTCGCTCCAGGAAAAATAATATTCATTCCTGATGAAAAAGAACTTCATCATGATTGCTGTACGTTAGGAGGAAACTCAGGATCTGCTGTTTTTGATTATCTTAATGCTGAGGCCGTCGGCCTGCACTATGATGGTAAACATGATGTCGCAAACTATGCGATTTCTGCTGCAATAATTGCAGATCGTCTTACAAGGCAAGGATTGGCATAA